The Gadus macrocephalus chromosome 1, ASM3116895v1 DNA window gccatcatcaccacccacttcaccacctccccctccaacacctcctccaccaccccctccacctcaaacaccaccaccttcttcacctccaacaccacgtcctctacctccaccaccccctccaacaccaccaactcCGGCACCTCCCCCTTAACCTCCAACACCCccaccaacccctccaccaccaccacctccacctccacctccacctccaccaccaccacctccacctccaccaccacctcctccacctcccccttaacctccaacacccccaccaacccctccaccacctccacctccacctcctccacctctcccttaacccccaacaccaccaccacctccacctccgcctcctccacctctcccttaacccccaacaccaccaccaccaccacctccacctccgcctcctccacctctcccttaacccccaacaccaccaccaccaccacctccacctccgcctcctccacctctcccttaacccccaacaccaccaccacctccacctccgcctccgcctcctccacctctcccttaacccccaacaccaccaccaccaccacctccacctcctccacctctcccttaacgtccaacaccacctccacctccacctccgcctcctccacctctcccttaacccccaacaccaccaccacctccacctccgcctcctccacctcctccacctctcccttaacgtccaacaccaccacctcctccacctccgcctcctccacctctcccttaacccccaacaccaccaccacctcctccacctctcccttaacctccagcagcaccaccaccacccaccacctcacccCCTTTGCCCACTCACTTCTGCAGAAGACCGACACCGTCTGGCCGCCGGGCGCCACCTCGGAGGTCATGCAATGGCCCAGCCGATCCTCGGGGCCCAGGCAGCTGACCTGTAGGGCGCGGTCCGCCGCCTTTCCTCCGCTGGACTCCTGTCCTTCGAAGGCATCGCCACAGTCGTGGTTCTCCTTACAGACGCGGTTGGCGTTTGCCTTCGTCCAGCCATGGGTGGCGACGGGCATCTTGTTGAGCGACACATCGCCCCTGCAGTGCTTGGACAGCGTGGCATTACGGTGGCCTGCAGGGAGATCAGCCATCGTGTTAACCAGACACCAACGAACCCCCGGACATGGGGAGCCAGTGTGCCCCACCCGTCGATGGCGGCCGGCGGAGTTTCTTGCCTACTTCAGCCAGCGTCCTGCGTTGGCTGGGCGTTTGCTCGGAGCAGAGTACCTTTGACGGGCCCTTGTGTGTAGTGCTGACGATTAATCAAATTGAAATAtatgtatactttttttttgcttgggATTTGTTGCTGTTACCgactggagatcagtaagattcatatttatttttattttacaattcaatagtcagtccaaataaagatattataatatcaattcatgcatcaactcatctcaacacataggcctggcctaaaggacggagcagtttatatgttgactgcttccagtattgtgttggtcatactatagaatgatCTATTGCTTGTTTAGTTAATAATAGAGAACAAAtggaaagaataaataaaataaaaaatcacaAATCTAAATCTGATTGCTAAATCGCAATTGCAATGTTGGTCTCAGTGATCGCAATTAGATTATATCCCCAAATCGTTCAACCCTACTTGTGTGGagtcttaggcccaatcccatttctaccccttaccccttccccttacccctcccccttgttttgaaggggtaaggggaaggggtaaggggtagggggaaggggaagggggaaggggtagaaatgggctTGGGCCTTGTTCTTGCGTTGTGTCTCACGGGTCCTAAAGCATGGTTACCTCTGTGCAAAAGGTTGTCCTTACTGAAACCTTACCTTTGCAGGTGAGGTACAGCCGCTTAAGTGTTTCGCTCCCAGCCGGCGACTCGCTCCGGAGGCAGTCCCAGATGTTCTTGGGCGTGTCCACGCCGGAGCAGTTGAAGATCCCCCACAGGGGCTGATCGCAGGGGTAATCCGTGTGGTTCTTGTACCCTGCGCAGCCCAGGTCCCTGCAGAGACGCTCGCCCTCAGCCTCCGTCCAACCCTGGCTGGAGACCGCCACCGGAGGGTCCTGAGAGTACTTAAACACCAATCCCTCGCAGGCCCCTGCTTCGCCCTTCAGGACCAATCGCCTCCAGCCTGGAGAGggtcgggggggtggggggggggagggggggatatccAATCAGGCCTtagatatatagagatatagaaCATTATTTTTTACCATATATTGTAGTGCATCGGATAATAATATAAGTAAGCAGCCTTGTATTAGCGCTGTAAATATTACAGCACAGTCAGTGAGATAAAGATGCTTACAGCGCTTCCGTTGGTTTTAAACAAGAATCGTTCATATCAAAACCCTCCGGGAGTCAAACCCTGGACCCTAGGATGAGAGAACGTACCAGAACACCTGAGTCTTCCCTCGGAGCAGTCCATCTTCTTTAAAGAGGGTATACAGTTCGCCATGGACTTGTTGGCCGCGGGACAGTCGAACGCGACCACGGATAACGCATTCCTGCCGCGGTCGGGCGACCACGGCAGGGACTCCAGTGACTCGCTTTCCCCGCAGTCCAGCTCATTGCAAATGGATCCCTGAACCATCGTGGTCAGAGAGTCATTGCAGATGGAATACGGCTTGCTGTTGGAGTACAGCTTCACGATCCCAGAGCAGTAGTCCCTGGACGGGGCCATTTCGGCCTTCAGGCTGCCTGCAGTGGAATTACATTTCTGTTTTTGTCTGATCTGTTTATTAAGGTCTCTCCACAGATTGCATAGCATGATCCTAGAGGTTAGACGCATTGGGAAGCGTAGTGGTTCAGTATCGAGTGTGTCCGCAATCCCCTGTGTGGGAACCTATCTACGGTTGATCTGAAAGTCAACGTGGTCAATCGTTGGAAAGAGTTAGAGGGGTGCATTGAAATTGAAATACGTCATGTAATAACACTGCGTGACACACTGAATGTCTTAGCATGATGCTCACCTGAGCAAGCGACCACGCACTCTCAGGATGTTGTGTtaatctctcaccctctcatccACTCACTCGTTGTCACCCTCCCCagatgtctctttctctcactcactgatGATCGATTAAtgtctttcactcactctctcaggaTGAAGGGTTAacgtcactctctcactcactctgatGATGGGTCAAtgtctttcactcactctctcaggaTGATGGGTTAacgtcactctctcactcactctgatGATGGGTCAAtgtctttcactcactctctcaggaTGAAGGGTTaatgtcactctctcactcactgatGATGGATTAAtgtctttcactcactctctcaggaTGAAGGGTTAacgtcactctctcactcactaatGATGGGTCAAtgtctttcactcactctctcaggaTGAAGGGTTAacgtcactctctcactcactctgatGACGGGTCAAtgtctttcactcactctctcaggaTGAAGGGTTAacgtcactctctcactcactaatGATGGATTAAtgtctttcactcactctctcaggaTGAAGGGTTAacgtcactctctcactcactctgatGATGGGTCAAtgtctttcactcactctctcaggaTGAAGGGTTAacgtcactctctcactcactctgatGATGGGTCAAtgtctttcactcactctctcaggaTGAAGGGTTAacgtcactctctcactcactctgatGATGGGTCAAtgtctttcactcactctctcaggaTGAAGGGTTAacgtcactctctcactcactctgatGACGGGTTAATGTCGGGGAGTTCCAATCAGGCCTTGGAAAAGTCCTATATTATTCCAGCAGCCACTTTTGAGATGATTAAAATGACCTGAAAAAAAAGTCTTGGGTTTGCTCACCTGAGCAGGTGACCACGGCGGCACTGCCCGTGCAGACGCGGCCCTCGTTCATCACCAGGCTCTTCCCGAACACTGGGTGGAAGTGCAGGCTCTTCACGATAGGGGGAATGCTTTGCCTGGACTCCCCTGGGCCAACCAGGTCGCTGATGTAGTGCCCGCAGCCGTCCACGCTCTCGCACAGCTCCTTGGACTTGGCGTCGGACCACGagtccaaacacacacctccacaggtgttgttgacacacacctccacatcACCTGAGCAGTGGCTCTTCAGCCGCAGAGTGATTTGGCCTGCCAGGGGGTAGGGGTCagaggggttagggtgagggggtttgggttagggtggtttagggtgaggggtttgggttagggtggtttagggttaaggggtttgggttagggtggtttagggttaaggggtttgggttagggtggtttagggttaaggggtttgggttagggtggtttagggttaaggggtttgggttagggtggtttagggttaaggggtttgggttagggtggtttagggtgagggggtttgggttagggtggtttagggtgagggggtttgggttagggtggtttagggttaaggggtttgggttagggtggtttagggttaaggggtttgggttagggtggtttagggtgagggggtttgggttagggtggtttagggtgagggggtttgggttagggtggtttagggttaaggggtttgggttagggtggtttagggttaaggggtttgggttagggtggtttagggttaaggggtttgggttagggtggtttagggttaaggggtttgggttagggtggtttagggttcaggggtttgggttagggtggtttagggttaaggggtttgggttagggtggtttagggtgagggggtttgggttagggtggtttagggttaaggggtttgggttagggtggtttagggttaaggggtttgggttagggtggtttagggtgagggggtttgggttagggtggtttagggtgagggggtttgggttagggtggtttagggttaaggggtttgggttagggtggtttagggttaaggggtttgggttagggtggtttagggtgagggggtttgggttagggtggtttagggttaaggggtttgggttagggtggtttagggttaaggggtttgggttagggtggtttagggttaaggggtttgggttagggtggtttagggttaaggggtttgggttagggtggtttagggtgagggggtttgggttagggtggtttagggttaaggggtttgggttagggtggtttagggttaaggggtttgggttagggtggtttagggttaaggggtttgggttagggtggtttagggttaaggggtttgggttagggtggtttagggttaaggggtttgggttagggtggtttagggttagggtggtttagagttaaggggttagggttagagtggtttagggttagggggttagagTTATTGTTAgggtggtttagggttagggttagagtggtttagggttagggggttagagTTATTGTTAGagtggtttagggttagggttagagtggtttagggttagggggttagagTTATTGTTAgggtggtttagggttagggttagagtggtttagggttagggggttagagTTATTGTTAgggtggtttagggttagggttagagtggtttagggttagggggttagagTTATTGTTAgggtggtttagggttagggttagagtggtTTATGGTTAGGGGGTTAGAGTTATTGTTAgggtggtttagggttagggttagggtggtttagggttagggggttagagTTATTGTTAgggtggtttagggttagggttagagtggtttagggttagggggttagagTAGGTGTTAGGGTGGTttatggttagggttggggtggTTTAGGGATAGGGTTGGTGAGGATTAGGGTGGTTTAGGGGTGGCATACGTTAGGGTTAAGATTAGGGTTTAGGGGATGTTGGCAACACAGCAGGCCCTTAAATGCTGTGCGACGTTTAACTGCCAGTTGCTGCCATCCTggtcacaataacacacaccacacatacacacgtgcaatctcacaaacatacaaacacgtgcactcaggcacacacacagacacacacacatacacacacagacaccaaactaccaaccccaaacacacaggTACAAAAACACTTTTAAACACACCCACCTGCACATCTCACAAAGGCGATGGTGGAATTGTCAGTTTGTTTGGACGAGGGGCAATCGAAGAGAGACTTCTCCTTGGAAGAACACTTGTACTCCCTTGGCCAAAGGTTCGTGCCCGGAATCTCGGAGGAATCCCGCGAGTCGTGGTCTTTGGCGCTCCCACAATGCATCTGTTGGCACACTAGATCGGCGGCCGCTTGGGTCCAAGTGGCATTGGACCCCGACAGCCAGAAGGAGTTGTCATGTTGCCGGACCCCAACCAGGCCCTCGCACCAACTGCTGCCGTTCAAAAACACCTCCAGGTGGTCTGCAGAGGTCATATGGGGACACCCAGAGGTCAAAGTTCAGACAAAAGGGTAGTTGGTTACAAGCGTCTGACGAATTGCTCAATATCAAAAGGTTGTGCCGGAGCCTATGTTTTAGTACGACTTAGGTTTTGcacaaaacacagaaaacataCTTCCGCATGCTACACATAGAGAGAGGCTACTGGTGTGTTTGACTCCAAGCCAGAAGGTTGTGGATTCAAAACCCCACGGCAATGTGCCTAGGCCATATCTATGACCCTGATGACGTAACATAAAGTCTATCTCACGTGTTTAGTAATCCGGTACCATCTACTATGAATGAAGGCACatgcttaattaattaataataaaatacgaCAAAGTATTCTACAAGAAGCAATGGCGCGCATTAGAGAGGAGGAAGCAGGCACACCTTCGCAAACCAGCATCGTCAGTTGTGGATTCTGTTGTTTGCTTTCAGAGGCCACCGCCGGACAAGTGGACAGTTTATCGGATGTTTTTCCACACGCAAACAACTTATCCAAATAGGGCAGGGATCCCTGGGAGATCTTGTCCAGAGTCTTGCCGAGGAGGGCCTTTCCACAGCGCAGCTCCTTGCAGACCACGTGAGAGTTGTCCTCGCTCCACTGTTGCGCCACCCGGAACCAGTCACCCCCCAGCTTCATCTCCAACCGCCCCGCACACCTCCCCGGCCCGTCCGCAAGCCTCCCCTCGAGGCTAGCTGTGGTACAGGAACACaaagtagagagagggagaggtatgttgttattgtcatgacaaaaaaagagTGATTATCGCACACTTCTCGAGGTGTTGTTGGATGTGCTGTTGAATTCAAATGTGGCCTGTTCCATTGAAAAAACAATGACGGATGTGGCCATGCATTTAACTTTTtgaaaaaatgtataaaaatgtcCAATGATACTTTTGGCCCGCTGCCAATGTCGGTAGCTAGCCATAGCCTAGCTTGCAACATGCACACAACCAACAGCATGTCAGCATTTAGCTTCAGCTATCTATATAAAGGTTAGACAAAcgaggagaataataataataataataataatatcattattattattattattattattgttaatataGTATACATGAAAGGCCCTTCCCCCTAACTTTGCTGAATTCATAACTGTCTATGCTAACTTTGTCTCATAATGTATAGTGAGTTAACGCAAACTAATTTAATAATTGAattaaatgtgttatttttgttgtgatcttaaGTGAGAGAAATcagaaatgttgttttttttcacctccACAGATGACCGAGGTGACATTATTACACGGTTGGGGTTTGCCCTTGGAGTACTCGGCCGTGCAGTCCCACAGCGACTCCTCATCCCCAGAGCATGTCACTTTATCCAGTATCGCCTCGGTTCTCCCAATCGTAAACGAAGTGTCAATTACCTGGAAACAAACAGCGATAAAGTTTAGAAAAcacaaactttttattttatttataatgagAGGGGTTATACCCATTAAGTTTACTATTTTTATTATGcattatgtatattattattatatattattataattataatcagaattacaattaataataataataataataataataataattattattattattattattattattattattattattattattattattattattattattattattatcatcatttaaATATAGGCCTAACTGAATAATGAGTTCAGAAATGAGCAAACCTTCTGTAAAATGCTGTGTCAACCATAATACTCCCAAACAAAAAGGTCAGTCAAATAACTTTCATCGTTTCATCGTTAGTTCAAGTTATCAAGTTATCATTAGGTAATATCTCACATCCGATGACGTTAACGTATGCAATGTCCAAAATAAATCTGCATCTTAGGTTGTCTATTATCTATTAAATTGATAGATTACGAACACGCTCTGACCTCTCCAAAGCCCAGCTCCTTGCAGACCACCTTGCTGTTCACGTGCTTCCATTCGGAGGCGCAGACGGGCATCTTCCCCATAGGGCCGTCCACTAGGATCTTGCCGAAAGTCACGTTCGCCAGGACAATTTTAATCTTGTCTATTGGAATGAAACGGAAAAATGGAGACGATTTGCCCCGGATTATAATCGATGGACTATTTTGATGATgaagataatgatgatgatgatgatgatgattatgatgatgatgatgatgacaatgttattaattatattattattaataataataataataattatactatATTAAGGCTAATAATTATTGATAATTaatcttaattattattattattattattatcattattattatgggtATTAGGGCTACAATAGTTTAACGccaataaattaaaaaatccCTGTTATATGCTCTCATGATATCTTCCGTTTggatgcacttttttttttttatccaaaaaaGTAATCAGGCCATCGATGTGACTGAGaaacgagacagagagacctacTGTCTGTCATTAATACCAAACCATAACCGAAACGGGAAAACAAAATTACCCGAGCAGGTGAGCATGTGGCGTTTCTTGTCGCACGTGCTGCTGTTGAAGTCTCCGCAGCGCATCTCCTCGCAGGTCGAGTTGTTCACCACCATGTTGCAATTCACCAGCGTCCCGTTCCGCCAGACCATGGTCCCGCTGCAGCGGTCCTTCCCGCCCTTGATCCGAAACACGTGATGATCTGGTCagataaataatgaaaaaacaaaaagtat harbors:
- the LOC132463946 gene encoding scavenger receptor cysteine-rich type 1 protein M130, whose product is TVNAEQNRLMLHGGKHPCEGYVRLYIKGQWGSVGSDGWTKTNEDVVCKSIGCGTSLRSADIPLTVKAMGKVWLNKIKCNGTEAHLWDCPGTPGLGVGEYDGDMVKRITCSEEVELGLKGYRCAGAVYYYYKKNENKETYFCDNWDRGDHFTDKLCQKLNCSGMKKNADVRIFTKPVLPPEYRQVSTKCTGTKEETHAWQCNPKEERCNRPAIVVCQGMHIAYCSFSFIELFFPDHHVFRIKGGKDRCSGTMVWRNGTLVNCNMVVNNSTCEEMRCGDFNSSTCDKKRHMLTCSDKIKIVLANVTFGKILVDGPMGKMPVCASEWKHVNSKVVCKELGFGEVIDTSFTIGRTEAILDKVTCSGDEESLWDCTAEYSKGKPQPCNNVTSVICGASLEGRLADGPGRCAGRLEMKLGGDWFRVAQQWSEDNSHVVCKELRCGKALLGKTLDKISQGSLPYLDKLFACGKTSDKLSTCPAVASESKQQNPQLTMLVCEDHLEVFLNGSSWCEGLVGVRQHDNSFWLSGSNATWTQAAADLVCQQMHCGSAKDHDSRDSSEIPGTNLWPREYKCSSKEKSLFDCPSSKQTDNSTIAFVRCAGQITLRLKSHCSGDVEVCVNNTCGGVCLDSWSDAKSKELCESVDGCGHYISDLVGPGESRQSIPPIVKSLHFHPVFGKSLVMNEGRVCTGSAAVVTCSGSLKAEMAPSRDYCSGIVKLYSNSKPYSICNDSLTTMVQGSICNELDCGESESLESLPWSPDRGRNALSVVAFDCPAANKSMANCIPSLKKMDCSEGRLRCSGWRRLVLKGEAGACEGLVFKYSQDPPVAVSSQGWTEAEGERLCRDLGCAGYKNHTDYPCDQPLWGIFNCSGVDTPKNIWDCLRSESPAGSETLKRLYLTCKGHRNATLSKHCRGDVSLNKMPVATHGWTKANANRVCKENHDCGDAFEGQESSGGKAADRALQVSCLGPEDRLGHCMTSEVAPGGQTVSVFCRKAFKFNTTEKCGGRVKVQYPEGEWQTMCLHGTLYDKGKQNLCDLLNCGKPISIPPESPLIPAQEEKQGDLKMSLNCTQEHVAISYCVRNDSCNGFKAAEIYCKGYVAQLPPEETDLQLPVGVAAGTVALLLTVGVFFLLRRHILRTGIPKRRDMEVETSDYDDVGSSVNGKGSLSRMDSRSLPAEVQWNDSDEASQSYDDIAEEGPGETLSLMKGEAPEEETPEVTSYSDVVPSSKAADSGSHGVDILEDNDDVLEPGPKIAGTAAEADSGLRTPHRELPEVPPDDMEGDHEYLEQDPLG